In a genomic window of Nothobranchius furzeri strain GRZ-AD chromosome 14, NfurGRZ-RIMD1, whole genome shotgun sequence:
- the LOC107389562 gene encoding acetylcholinesterase collagenic tail peptide, whose protein sequence is MLRLLVLGWTALLSGLQPTVCSVTSRFPMSRGTRWSAPTCQVFIPPPLPPLFPSIRYKAELMVDITEHITGLKGEKGCRGPRGEQGQPGIVGLEGEAGSQGTMGKLGQKGEKGSTGWRGLYGDIGTPGLIKGTKGHKGSRGEKGVKGSRGVSGEKHERGLPGMPGEKGDWGQRGEVGLKGEQGPRGEPGSRGSMGLKGSHGPAGQLGNPGSAGLHGLTGQSGLPGQVYILPGLQGDSGDPGPSAPCSCSQGPSLQKPLMIFVAEGEKEMRQLRGDNVMVLRTDRKALYVYSDSQWMNILDARRHRLHSD, encoded by the exons ATGCTGAGACTGCTGGTTCTGGGATGGACTGCCTTGCTCAGTGGCCTTCAACCGACAGTTTGTTCTGTAACATCCA GATTTCCAATGAGCAGAGGGACCAGATGGTCAGCACCCACATGTCAAGTCTTCAttccacctcctcttcctcctttgtTCCCTTCAATCAGATACAAAGCAGAACTGATG GTTGATATCACAGAACACATCACAGGACTCAAAGGAGAAAAG GGCTGCAGAGGACCAAGAGGAGAACAG GGTCAGCCTGGCATTGTGGGCCTGGAAGGAGAAGCAGGATCACAAGGCACCATGGGGAAGCTAGGTCAAAAG GGAGAGAAGGGCAGCACAGGCTGGAGGGGCCTTTATGGAGACATTGGCACTCCTGGGCTGATAAAG GGCACTAAAGGACACAAAGGATCCAGG GGTGAAAAAGGTGTGAAGGGAAGCAGAGGAGTCAGCGGAGAGAAG CATGAGCGAGGCTTACCTGGGATGCCTGGAGAGAAG GGTGACTGGGGTCAAAGGGGTGAAGTAGGGCTGAAGGGGGAGCAGGGACCCCGGGGAGAACCAGGATCTAGAGGAAGCATG GGGCTGAAGGGATCTCACGGACCCGCTGGACAGCTGGGGAATCCTGGTTCAGCAGGACTGCATGGTCTGACTGGACAGTCTGGACTGCCTGGACAAG TGTATATTCTGCCAGGACTTCAGGGAGACTCAGGAGACCCAGGACCATCGGCTCCATGCAGCTGCTCTCAGGGTCCATCCCTACAGAAACCTCTGATG ATCTTTGTTGCAGAAGGAGAGAAGGAGATGAGACAGCTACGAGGGGACAACGTGATGGTGCTTCGGACAGACAGAAAAGCTCTTTACGTCTACTCTGACTCTCAGTGGATGAACATCCTG GACGCCCGCAGACATAGACTACACTCCGACTGA